The proteins below are encoded in one region of Triticum aestivum cultivar Chinese Spring chromosome 1B, IWGSC CS RefSeq v2.1, whole genome shotgun sequence:
- the LOC123104466 gene encoding chalcone synthase 2-like, with product MAAVKLEEVRRAQRAVGLATVLAIGTAVPANCVYQATYPDYYFRVTKSEHLPDLKEKFERMCEKSTIRKRHMHLTEEILKKNPSICSHMEPSLDTRHDIVVVEVPKLGKEAAERAIKEWGQPQSKITHVVFCTTSGVDMPGADYQLMRLLGLSPTVKRLMMYQQGCFGGATVLRMAKDIAENNRGARVLVVCSEITAMAFRGPSKSHLDSLVGHALFGDGAAAAIIGADPDVPFEKPLFQLVSASQTILPDSEGAINGHLTEAGLTIHLLKDVPGLISKNIEQALEDAFKPLGIHDWNSIFWIAHPGGPAILDMVEEKVGLDKERMRASREVLSEYGNMSSACVLFVLDVMRKTSSQDGQATTGEGKEWGVLFGFGPGLTVETLVLYSVPLATIA from the coding sequence ATGGCGGCGGTGAAATTGGAGGAAGTGAGAAGGGCACAGCGGGCGGTGGGTCTGGCGACCGTGCTGGCAATCGGCACGGCCGTCCCGGCCAACTGCGTGTACCAGGCCACCTACCCGGACTACTATTTCAGAGTCACCAAGAGCGAGCACCTCCCGGACCTCAAGGAGAAGTTCGAGAGGATGTGCGAGAAGTCCACGATCAGGAAGAGGCACATGCACCTCACCGAAGAGATCCTGAAAAAGAACCCTAGCATCTGCTCCCACATGGAGCCGTCACTGGACACGCGCCACGACATTGTCGTCGTGGAGGTGCCCAAACTTGGGAAAGAGGCGGCAGAGAGGGCCATCAAGGAGTGGGGCCAGCCGCAGTCAAAGATCACCCACGTTGTCTTCTGCACCACCTCCGGCGTGGACATGCCAGGTGCCGACTACCAATTGATGAGGCTGCTCGGCCTCTCGCCGACGGTCAAACGCCTCATGATGTACCAGCAAGGCTGCTTTGGTGGTGCCACGGTGCTCCGCATGGCCAAAGACATCGCCGAGAACAACCGCGGCGCACGTGTGCTGGTGGTCTGCTCGGAGATCACCGCCATGGCATTCCGTGGCCCCTCCAAGTCCCATTTGGATTCGCTGGTTGGACATGCGCTCTTTGGCGATGGCGCGGCCGCTGCCATCATCGGTGCTGACCCCGACGTGCCCTTCGAGAAGCCACTCTTCCAGCTGGTATCAGCGAGCCAGACCATCCTGCCCGACTCCGAGGGTGCCATCAACGGCCACCTTACGGAGGCAGGGCTCACCATCCACCTTCTCAAGGACGTGCCCGGGctcatctccaagaacatcgagcagGCGCTCGAGGACGCATTCAAGCCTCTGGGCATCCACGACTGGAACTCCATCTTCTGGATTGCACACCCTGGCGGGCCGGCGATCCTGGACATGGTTGAGGAGAAAGTTGGCCTTGACAAGGAACGCATGCGCGCGAGCCGAGAGGTCCTGTCGGAGTACGGCAATATGTCCAGCGCATGTGTCCTCTTCGTCCTCGACGTGATGCGTAAGACCTCTTCCCAGGATGGCCAAGCAACCACTGGAGAGGGTAAGGAGTGGGGTGTCCTCTTCGGCTTTGGCCCCGGCCTCACCGTCGAGACACTCGTCCTCTACAGCGTCCCATTGGCAACCATTGCATGA